AGGAAATAATTCAAATAACCAGCATAAACATTACATACTAAATAAGTGTAAGGTATCCCTTCAGCTTCAACAGCTCTGCGGATCTCAGCTTTGGAGCTGTAAAAGCTTGCGGCAGGCTCAACAACGCCATGCAAACGATCCACATCACTTCCAAACTCAGAAGGTAGAAATCTCTGAAACCGAATACAGCTCTTTGTTTAGGAACTTGTGGGTTGACAGGGATAACGAAAAGAATTTGTTCAACAGCCAGCAGAGATTGgatcaaggaaaacaaaaaggaatgTATAAAACTGCATTGTGCTTACTTTGATGTTACCAGCTTCTTTAATTGCTGCAATTATCTTAACTTGATGAGCCACGAAATCTCCCCCGACTGTCGAGATCACTATATCAACTTGTTTGATTGCATCTACCAACCGCTGATGATCGTGTAGATCTGCCTGTTCAGTTCATACGTCAGTGTCTATAATTTCTTGAGAAGAATTGAAATAGTGCTTTGACAATGGAAAAAAGATACAACAACGCACATAAAGAAATCCGACTCCCAAACTCTTGAAGCTCTCTAGGATGGCTGCCCTTTTAGGATCTGAAATTGTGTTTTCTCGGACCAATGCAAAAGTTGGGTGCCCTGCTTTTGCACTTGCCTCCACTACGTATTTGCCAATGTATCCGGTGCCGCCAATGATCAAAATCTTGCTTTTCACAGCCATTTCCAACTCTAGGATGGTAAACTACTGTTGCAAATTGGATACAATCTGTAATTTGATGAGTTGAAGAGATGCAGAATGTGCTTAGTGACCATAGGCTGCAGCTCCGTGCAAGATTAATTTATAGAggaaaaaatattgaaaatgaTAGCCCTGTCGCTGCCGTTTCCTTTTGATGCTCTATTGGCCTCTAAAATTTCTAAAATGCTCCAAGGATTAATCTTCGTACTCTATGGATTCTTATCGGCAAATGTCAACATAAGTTGGTTCAGTTGATAAAGACGATCACTTCCTTACGAAGAGTTACATGTTCAAATTTTGCTATCAATATAATAACTGTATTGGTAGGTGATCTATAGAAACCTTGTAAGCAACGTATGGTCAATCCTAGGATATGTATGGTCGAAATCAAACTGAGCGCCCAaacttttttcttaaaaaaaataatggcaAGCATGCGCAATTGCACATGTCATCAAAtatttgaaaggaaaaaacaaaaaagtcacATTCAACTTTCGATTCTTGGTTCTACAATATCTTGTAAGGTCATGTAAGGTCAGAAATTATCTTGTAAGATAATATCTTGTAAGGTTAGAAATTAGAATTAAGGTCAGAAATTATCTTGTAAGATAATATCTTCTAAGGTAAGGTCAGAAATTATCTTGTAAGATAATATATTGTAAGGTCAGAAATTAGTATTATCTTGTAAGGTCAGAAATTAGCTGGACATGACATGGTTGCccaatggaaaacaaaaaagaaatcaacTGAAGTTACCAAATGCTATGAACCTTTGGATCAACGATCATGATAATATCAAATCAATTTACTCCTTTTAACAATTTCTCATAATTGtttgtgaattttttaaaaaaaaaatgttggcaTTGAAAAGGGAAAATATATCACTGGAAAAGTTATTAAAATTAAATGTGCCCATATTTCTTTAAATGACTGAAAAATGAGATACATACAGAAGTGGTAGATAACAATTGGAAGAGACTCATGCTACGAGTGTAGTGAATCATTAGTTTTAGTGTCAAAGATGGGAAAATTACGCTTTATTCCCCtgtggtttagtatttttttttacataactccCCTATGATTTTAAAGCTATATATAGCCcctcatagtttggattaaaCTGTCAAAATGACGAAATTTACATTCCATAACGAAATCAACTGAAATATCAAAAATATccctatgtaaagttgaaaattatttattaaccacagggggttatgtatatatACTGAAAATTATAAGGGGTTTATATGGTAAAACACTAAACCATAAAGGGGTTATAtgctaaaatataaaaatcatacgaGGTTAGAGTGTcatgcatattatgtttatatattttggtcactccaactattttagtttttaaacaaaagtaatttcgacatttttataGGTTCTGTTACGGATGATCATTTccatcactttgacactttaatccaaattataaggaattatatatagtttttaaaactatagggggttatgtaaaaattAGTTATATCATGGGAGGGTAAAGTTTAATTTGCCCGTCAAAGATCAATATTTTCTACTAATAGTTGCTCTAAGAGCTTATGTATATGTTTGCTGTGGCCAAGTTGATTCATATGCTCATTTGACGATTAACTTCTACTTAGTCCACGCTATAACTTCAAGCTGGCTGCTTTTTCAACTACTATTTTGGCATTTCTTTCCTATTTTTAACACCTTAGTGGTTAATATGTTGGATGATTCATAGAGTTTATGAAACCGGCCACAACCAATAAAATCCAAACTCTGGAACCGatttactatatatatatatatatatatttttttacaattaaATGTTTGAACTGGGGTTGAACAGTAAACTAAAAACTTATCATTTGCTTCACGAGGAATTTTATGTCTGTTCGAAACAACTATTAGGCATGATCCAGGAAAAATAGAAAAGTTTCAAGTGCATATATGAGGATCTCACTTACTAATTTACATGTTAAGTGAAATCCACTTGGCATGTTATATAAAATCAGGTGGAACTCTTGTATGTTCTCATGGAGCCTTTTCATTGGTTTGGAAACAATTATTAGGCATGATCGACAAAAAATTTTCCTCCATTTCACTTagcaattcaaatttttttttaaaaaaatttgattaaatCAAGTTGCTCTTCCCCATGAGCACGATCTTCTGTCTTTCAATTCCTCTTCAATCGATACATGAATATACCATCGGAAATAGTGACTAAACCCTTCCATCCTTCCCTGGCACTCCCTTGCGCTAGCCATGTTTTGATCCATAGACCGTGTCAGTATAATCACAAAAAATGTGGATGTATGACAACCTTCTCAATGTTCAAATGCCCTATATTCACAATTTATTATTGGAATGGTACTCCCAATTCTATGAAGATAATACtattatttataaattttaataaatgttagtttttgaaaaaagaaaaacagaaaagagTAGATTCTCAAAACTATCTAACTCCCATAGTTGACTCAAGTCTCGCCATATTCGTTCTATTCATCCCCTAATACCAAACAAACAtacctttgttttttctttttcaaatttcagctaCCAGAAATAATTTTATAAAGCAAGGGGCAAATATTAACTCAAGGAAAAGTCATGCACGAACCAATGGCTCTCTGTGTACTAGCTTATTCCTctaatctatatctatatgtattgcagaaggGGTTTTTAGCAGAGACCCTCTTAATGGCTTccaaacttctcattcttttttctagatttttgtatttattttaatacataaaagtagtgggttataaccaacctgatctccaatcaaatttaaaatttaaaacattccTACTATCTACAtcataaaccgtttatagtttgttatttatactt
This portion of the Coffea eugenioides isolate CCC68of chromosome 11, Ceug_1.0, whole genome shotgun sequence genome encodes:
- the LOC113754206 gene encoding isoflavone reductase homolog PCBER-like — protein: MAVKSKILIIGGTGYIGKYVVEASAKAGHPTFALVRENTISDPKRAAILESFKSLGVGFLYADLHDHQRLVDAIKQVDIVISTVGGDFVAHQVKIIAAIKEAGNIKRFLPSEFGSDVDRLHGVVEPAASFYSSKAEIRRAVEAEGIPYTYLVCNVYAGYLNYFLNPFGGSVSASPPRDKIVILGDGNPKVFFSEEENVAAYTIKAADDPRTLNKIVYLRSPANSLSCNEIVSLWERKIGQTLEKIYLPEKEVLEKIREASMSSKSILSLLHALSVKGQMANFEIDASFGVEATELYPDVKCTAIDEYLDQFVSE